A window from Patescibacteria group bacterium encodes these proteins:
- a CDS encoding MscL family protein, with translation MHLRGFLDFVRKQGVVGLAVGFILGGAVSRVVSSVVNDLVNPIIGLALGAAGNLKDAKLAIGPVSFGVGNFVSTLIDFTVIALVVYFGVKWIGLDKLDKKD, from the coding sequence ATGCATCTTCGGGGGTTTCTCGATTTTGTCCGCAAGCAGGGCGTAGTAGGACTTGCTGTCGGTTTTATCTTGGGCGGTGCTGTATCAAGGGTGGTAAGCTCGGTGGTTAACGACCTCGTAAACCCCATCATCGGTCTCGCATTGGGGGCGGCAGGAAATCTCAAGGACGCGAAGCTCGCTATAGGTCCTGTATCATTTGGAGTTGGCAACTTTGTCAGCACGCTTATTGACTTTACGGTCATAGCGCTTGTTGTGTATTTTGGGGTCAAGTGGATTGGTCTTGATAAGCTCGATAAAAAAGACTGA